One window of the Sparus aurata chromosome 7, fSpaAur1.1, whole genome shotgun sequence genome contains the following:
- the fam3a gene encoding protein FAM3A produces the protein MRLTGPLRAVAVLLLVGLTWLLANTLFGGESGSSVRHFFSGSSEEPTPAESRPRRYKCGLSAPCPPKHLAFRLVSGAANVIGPKICLEDKMLVSSVKNNVGRGLNIALVNGVTGELLDTKNFDMWAGDVSDLLKFLRPIHEGTLVFVASYDDPATKMNDESRRLFEELGSTAVKELAFRDSWVFVGAKGIENKSPFEQRMKNSKSSNKYEGWPESLEMDGCIPLRAPLEG, from the exons ATGAGATTAACAG GCCCTCTTAGAGCCGTGGCTGTGCTGCTGTTAGTCGGGCTCACTTGGCTTCTAGCAAACACTTTATTTGGAGGGGAAAGTGGTTCATCCGTGCGGCATTTCTTCAGCG gTTCCAGTGAGGAGCCAACACCTG CTGAATCCCGCCCTCGGAGGTATAAATGTGGACTCTCAGCTCCGTGTCCCCCAAAACATTTGGCTTTCCGTCTGGTGTCTGGCGCTGCCAACGTCATTGGACCCAAAATCTGCCTGGAGGACAAGAT GTTGGTGAGCAGTGTGAAGAACAACGTTGGCAGAGGACTAAACATAGCTTTGGTAAATG GGGTGACAGGAGAGCTCTTGGACACAAAGAACTTTGACATGTGGGCAGGAG ATGTTTCTGACCTGTTGAAGTTTCTCCGGCCGATCCATGAAGGAACACTTGTGTTTGTGGCCTCATATGATGATCCAGCTACAAA AATGAACGACGAGTCCCGGCGACTGTTTGAGGAACTTGGGAGCACGGCAGTGAAGGAGCTTGCCTTTCGAGACAGCTGGGTGTTTGTTGGAGCTAAGGGCATTGAGAACAAGAGTCCCTTTGAGCAG CGCATGAAGAACAGTAAGAGCAGCAACAAGTATGAAGGTTGGCCCGAGTCTCTGGAGATGGATGGCTGTATTCCCCTACGGGCACCACTGGAAGGATAA